The following proteins come from a genomic window of Deinococcus sp. KSM4-11:
- a CDS encoding LuxR C-terminal-related transcriptional regulator: protein MAEGEDSGRCAGRGQSGDGHTKPEAQGEPAGARVPPLTARQAELWSLVTQGYSNGAIAAQLGLSPKWIENALGGCTPP from the coding sequence ATAGCTGAGGGTGAAGATAGCGGGCGGTGCGCGGGCAGAGGACAGAGTGGTGACGGGCATACGAAGCCGGAGGCCCAGGGCGAGCCAGCGGGGGCGCGCGTTCCACCCCTCACGGCGCGCCAGGCGGAACTGTGGAGCCTGGTCACGCAGGGGTATTCGAACGGGGCCATCGCGGCGCAGCTGGGCCTGAGTCCGAAATGGATCGAGAACGCACTGGGGGGCTGTACGCCGCCCTGA
- a CDS encoding alpha-amylase family glycosyl hydrolase — MLTLKGSHDTGRVLTECGGDIQSVKLLYTLLLTTPGTPLIYCGDENGRQGANDPDCRRPMVWQQAQWHAELREHVRQLIALRRAHVELRRGIVHLRHADDRMVVYERCLGDARSLVVVNNTYVPNGISVPWMGEADAPWAGRLSGQGFRVSGGQLELSALAPRSTAVLRPAGARHAG, encoded by the coding sequence ATGCTGACCCTGAAGGGCAGCCATGACACCGGCCGCGTGCTGACCGAGTGCGGTGGGGACATCCAAAGCGTGAAACTCCTGTACACGCTGCTGCTCACCACCCCCGGTACGCCACTGATCTACTGCGGCGACGAGAACGGCAGGCAGGGGGCCAACGACCCCGATTGCCGCCGGCCGATGGTCTGGCAGCAGGCGCAGTGGCATGCGGAGCTCCGGGAGCACGTGCGGCAACTGATTGCCCTGCGCCGTGCCCATGTGGAACTGCGCCGGGGCATCGTCCACCTGCGGCACGCGGATGACCGCATGGTGGTGTACGAGCGCTGCCTGGGAGATGCGCGCTCGCTGGTGGTGGTGAACAACACCTACGTGCCCAATGGGATCAGCGTTCCGTGGATGGGCGAGGCCGACGCTCCGTGGGCCGGTCGGCTGAGCGGCCAAGGGTTCCGGGTTTCGGGTGGACAGCTGGAGCTGAGCGCCTTGGCGCCCCGCAGCACGGCTGTGCTCCGGCCAGCGGGAGCACGACACGCTGGGTAA
- a CDS encoding AAA family ATPase, whose protein sequence is MDGDTTLKLLGAPQLTLAGRHIRPPTQRTLAILTYLALEGPTRRERLADLLWSGSRLSVRQELYRLSHSAAAPALVIEPDKVALAGDVWVDATAFLQACAGGQDGPALALYQGTLLDDLQPDGEPFASWLGAWRERLEDQWRDALTRQAAAQEAAGDLRGALALLLQVLSRDPLQERHQRDVIRLHGLLGERERALERFERFRMLLHSELGLEPLPDTQQVAERVRQAPRSVSGEVPAPPPTALLDDAAHTGQPSLAPPLIGRREAWQGLERAGPGLTVLVGPPGVGKTRLASDFAATFGPVLVVSCQEVAQDTPLYPVAETLRAALNDPAARARLEALDVLWQGEVARLVPEFPAAPPPEAEGRVRFVEGLARALTAAAGPGGTVLCDDLHWADPSTVLVLSHLARRVGSESGLTRLLATARPEELAQHPAVQAALSGLRREGRVVVHTLTGLDEADVSNLVQALSGMGGAVLFSRRLHRATAGNPLFVLETLRFLFETGNLQAGASGWSSPFDAATLDYAELPIPPEVRGVVLERAARLGAECRRLLEAASLAAEGFTLMDLADTLALSEWEALGSLERLLDAGMLEASAGGYRFSHDLLRRAVADDLSLERRRLLHRRLAQSFERSGAAPARVAEHLEAAGTPAQAVVWRRRAAQSATQVYAYAEALGHYALAIRASDDPETLYALRLAQVDLLSILDDRVAAERELDALRALAAQLGSAEKRAEVAVRTCVLLDQAGRWLEAQPVAEAAALEAGLSPGLRAAVLRCLGQVYQRQQAFGQAERLFLEGLALPEVPAERRAPLHSSLAYCALDRGDLTAAAEHNRQAQASWQLAQDRRGLAIAHNTAARLFMLRGELEPALGELRAACELAQTIGNVYMQKSFLANLVHVLAEDGRLEEAVEALQQGLEMVREQVDLQGEAVLQHRLGDVQWLRGRLGAALRAYQQARSLADACGQVEEQFYARLAEVHARLAIHDLRDLPDQLEALDRRLRPAEAFTAGHLLQMEWARLARVQGQPQDAVDRLKALELGTGSLNPLHREGAALLLGQVLVALGDLEGARAAVTGCAATPTLRAGALCVTLQAGQSPEDLLDEAQRLLASGRVDPVQELELHWTLAGVLAPAHPEAERHREAARNLARQLSATLEAQQQQPFLLYVQAIASAPGAGMAVPQDSLSSVVNPDH, encoded by the coding sequence ATGGACGGGGACACCACACTCAAGCTGCTCGGCGCTCCGCAGCTCACCCTGGCGGGCCGCCACATCCGTCCCCCGACCCAGCGGACATTGGCGATCCTGACCTACCTCGCTCTGGAAGGCCCCACGCGACGCGAGCGGCTGGCCGACTTGTTGTGGAGCGGATCGCGGCTGAGCGTTCGTCAGGAGCTGTACCGCCTCAGTCATTCGGCCGCCGCCCCCGCGCTGGTCATCGAGCCCGACAAGGTCGCCCTCGCAGGTGACGTGTGGGTGGACGCCACGGCGTTTCTGCAGGCCTGTGCGGGTGGGCAGGATGGGCCGGCACTGGCGCTGTACCAGGGCACGTTGCTGGATGATCTTCAACCAGACGGCGAACCCTTCGCCAGTTGGCTGGGGGCCTGGCGTGAACGGCTGGAAGACCAGTGGCGCGACGCCCTGACCCGCCAGGCGGCCGCGCAGGAAGCCGCGGGCGACCTCCGCGGCGCCCTGGCGCTGCTGCTGCAGGTTCTGTCGCGCGATCCGTTGCAGGAGCGTCACCAGCGCGACGTGATTCGCCTCCATGGACTGCTGGGGGAGCGCGAACGGGCGCTGGAACGGTTTGAACGGTTCCGCATGCTGCTGCACAGCGAACTGGGCCTTGAGCCGCTGCCCGACACCCAGCAGGTCGCCGAGCGCGTCCGGCAGGCGCCGCGTTCGGTGTCAGGCGAGGTGCCCGCGCCGCCCCCAACCGCCTTGCTGGATGACGCGGCCCACACCGGGCAGCCCTCCCTCGCCCCGCCCCTGATCGGACGCCGGGAGGCCTGGCAGGGCCTGGAGCGGGCCGGGCCGGGCCTGACGGTGCTGGTCGGACCACCCGGTGTGGGCAAGACCCGGCTGGCCAGCGACTTTGCGGCCACGTTCGGCCCCGTGCTGGTGGTGTCGTGCCAGGAAGTGGCGCAGGACACCCCGCTGTATCCCGTGGCCGAGACACTGCGGGCGGCCCTGAACGATCCGGCGGCGCGCGCCCGGCTGGAGGCGCTGGACGTTCTGTGGCAGGGCGAGGTGGCGCGGCTGGTGCCGGAGTTTCCGGCGGCGCCGCCACCCGAGGCCGAAGGGCGTGTGCGCTTCGTGGAGGGACTGGCGCGCGCCCTGACGGCCGCGGCCGGCCCGGGCGGCACGGTGCTGTGTGATGACCTGCACTGGGCCGATCCCTCCACCGTGCTGGTGCTGTCACATCTGGCCCGGCGTGTGGGCTCCGAGTCCGGACTGACCCGCTTGCTGGCCACCGCCCGTCCCGAGGAACTGGCCCAGCATCCGGCGGTGCAGGCGGCGCTGTCCGGACTTCGCCGCGAGGGCCGCGTCGTCGTTCACACCCTGACGGGCCTTGATGAGGCGGACGTATCCAACTTGGTGCAGGCGCTGTCGGGCATGGGCGGGGCGGTGCTGTTCAGCAGGCGGCTGCACCGCGCCACGGCGGGCAATCCACTGTTCGTCCTCGAAACGCTGAGGTTCCTGTTTGAAACCGGGAACCTGCAGGCGGGGGCCAGCGGCTGGAGTTCGCCGTTCGACGCGGCCACCCTCGATTACGCCGAGTTGCCCATCCCGCCGGAGGTGCGCGGCGTGGTACTGGAACGGGCCGCGCGGCTGGGCGCGGAGTGCCGTCGACTGCTGGAGGCCGCCAGCCTCGCCGCAGAGGGCTTCACGCTGATGGATCTGGCCGACACCCTGGCGCTCTCAGAGTGGGAAGCGCTGGGCAGCCTGGAACGGCTGCTGGACGCCGGCATGCTGGAGGCGTCTGCCGGTGGGTACCGCTTTAGCCACGATCTGCTGCGCCGCGCGGTGGCCGACGACCTCAGTCTCGAGCGCCGCCGCCTGCTGCACCGCCGCCTCGCCCAGAGTTTTGAACGCAGCGGGGCCGCCCCTGCCCGGGTGGCTGAGCACCTGGAAGCGGCCGGTACCCCTGCGCAGGCCGTGGTCTGGCGGCGGCGGGCGGCCCAGTCCGCCACCCAGGTGTACGCCTACGCCGAGGCCCTGGGCCACTACGCGCTGGCCATCCGCGCGTCGGACGATCCCGAGACGCTGTACGCGCTGCGACTGGCGCAGGTGGATCTGCTCTCCATTCTCGATGACCGGGTGGCCGCGGAGCGTGAACTGGACGCCCTGAGGGCCCTGGCCGCCCAGTTGGGCAGTGCCGAGAAGCGCGCCGAGGTGGCCGTCCGAACCTGCGTCCTGCTCGACCAGGCGGGCCGCTGGCTGGAGGCCCAGCCGGTGGCCGAGGCGGCGGCCCTCGAGGCGGGGCTGTCACCCGGCCTGCGCGCCGCCGTGCTGCGGTGCCTGGGGCAGGTCTATCAGCGTCAGCAGGCCTTCGGGCAGGCCGAGCGTCTGTTTCTCGAGGGCCTGGCGTTGCCGGAGGTGCCGGCAGAGCGCCGCGCCCCGTTGCACTCCTCGCTGGCGTACTGCGCGCTTGACCGTGGTGACCTAACCGCGGCCGCCGAACACAACCGGCAGGCTCAGGCCAGCTGGCAGCTGGCCCAGGATCGGCGCGGGCTGGCCATCGCGCACAACACGGCGGCGCGGCTGTTCATGCTGCGGGGAGAACTGGAACCGGCCCTGGGTGAGCTGCGGGCCGCCTGTGAGCTGGCCCAGACCATCGGGAACGTCTACATGCAGAAGTCCTTCCTGGCCAACCTCGTGCACGTGCTCGCAGAGGACGGACGCCTGGAGGAAGCGGTCGAAGCGCTCCAGCAGGGCCTGGAGATGGTGCGGGAACAGGTTGACCTGCAGGGCGAGGCGGTGTTGCAGCATCGACTGGGCGACGTCCAGTGGCTCCGAGGGCGCCTGGGCGCGGCGCTCCGTGCCTACCAGCAGGCCCGAAGCCTGGCGGATGCGTGTGGTCAGGTCGAGGAGCAGTTCTACGCGCGACTGGCTGAGGTGCACGCCCGGCTGGCCATCCATGATCTGCGTGACCTGCCGGATCAGCTGGAGGCACTCGACCGGCGCCTGCGGCCAGCCGAAGCGTTCACGGCGGGCCACCTCCTTCAGATGGAATGGGCCCGGCTGGCCCGCGTACAGGGCCAGCCGCAGGACGCCGTCGACCGGCTAAAGGCGCTGGAACTCGGTACCGGGAGCCTCAATCCACTCCACCGGGAGGGTGCCGCGCTGCTGCTGGGGCAAGTCCTGGTTGCGCTGGGCGATCTGGAGGGAGCCCGCGCGGCCGTAACGGGATGTGCGGCCACTCCGACCCTGCGGGCAGGAGCGCTGTGTGTGACGCTGCAGGCCGGGCAGTCCCCGGAAGACCTGCTGGACGAAGCGCAGCGCCTCCTCGCCAGCGGGAGGGTCGATCCCGTGCAGGAACTGGAGCTTCACTGGACGCTGGCAGGCGTCCTCGCCCCTGCCCACCCAGAGGCCGAACGGCACAGAGAGGCTGCGCGGAACCTGGCCCGGCAGCTCAGTGCCACGCTCGAAGCCCAGCAGCAGCAGCCATTTCTTTTGTATGTCCAGGCCATCGCATCGGCCCCTGGAGCAGGTATGGCTGTTCCCCAGGACAGCTTGTCGTCAGTTGTAAACCCCGACCACTAA
- a CDS encoding globin family protein, producing the protein MNDIQIELIQRSFADIKPIAGPAAQLFYARLFELDPALRPLFRHDLDTQGHKLMTALGLVVGGLTRLDTLQPALRALGARHAGYGVRDEHYSTVGEALLWTLHRGLGEAFTPDVHDAWHAAYSVLAGVMMEASRTSGSPGPGSRTPEHGLR; encoded by the coding sequence ATGAATGATATCCAGATTGAACTGATTCAGCGCTCGTTTGCCGACATCAAGCCCATCGCCGGCCCGGCCGCCCAGCTCTTCTATGCCCGGCTGTTCGAACTCGATCCCGCGCTGCGGCCCCTCTTTCGACACGACCTGGACACCCAGGGGCACAAACTGATGACGGCCCTGGGTCTGGTGGTCGGTGGCTTGACCCGACTGGACACCCTGCAGCCGGCCCTTCGCGCGCTTGGGGCACGCCACGCCGGCTACGGGGTGCGCGACGAGCACTACTCCACCGTAGGGGAAGCGCTGCTGTGGACTCTGCACCGCGGGCTGGGCGAAGCCTTCACCCCAGACGTCCACGACGCCTGGCATGCCGCTTACAGCGTTCTGGCCGGCGTGATGATGGAAGCCAGCCGAACCTCCGGTTCCCCCGGCCCGGGGTCACGCACCCCCGAGCACGGTCTGCGCTGA
- a CDS encoding class I SAM-dependent methyltransferase has protein sequence MSPAGNLDARRPYGGLVRLRGAGDAYTATRERADAQSYGVRSGVPARRPTLLDPPPHLLDDAVTLQLLAPQAIQHLREHRGQYQTEASRALRAHVVFRSRFAEDRLHDALKRDVRQLVVLGAGLDTFAYRQPHWADDLRIFEVDHPGTQTLKRQRLQAAQIGLPDNLRFVPTDLEDEAWSGSLHLVGFRADLPTFVSCLGVTMYLTRPSVEGLLRWAAQLEVGSDVAVSYMRRGRLGLESQALAQRLVEVGEALKTAFDPSELCELLRTVGFDQVGGPPHAEVVQQYGPPHALALPLPRHPDVAYATRVNAFF, from the coding sequence ATGTCACCGGCAGGGAACCTCGACGCCCGGCGGCCATACGGCGGTCTGGTGCGGTTGAGAGGCGCCGGTGACGCCTACACTGCGACCCGTGAGCGAGCAGACGCACAGTCATACGGCGTGCGGAGTGGCGTTCCTGCGCGCCGCCCCACCTTGCTCGACCCACCGCCGCACCTGCTGGACGATGCCGTGACCCTCCAACTCCTCGCCCCGCAGGCCATCCAGCACCTTCGAGAGCACCGGGGGCAGTACCAGACGGAGGCCTCCCGGGCGCTGCGGGCCCATGTCGTGTTCCGCAGCCGCTTCGCCGAGGACCGCTTGCATGACGCCCTGAAACGCGATGTGCGCCAACTGGTTGTCCTGGGAGCGGGTCTGGACACCTTCGCATACCGGCAGCCCCACTGGGCCGATGACCTCCGCATCTTCGAGGTTGACCACCCCGGCACCCAGACCCTCAAGCGCCAGCGTCTTCAAGCGGCCCAGATCGGACTGCCGGACAACCTTCGCTTCGTCCCAACCGACCTGGAGGATGAGGCTTGGTCCGGCAGCCTGCACCTGGTCGGATTCCGGGCTGACCTCCCGACCTTCGTGTCCTGCCTCGGCGTCACGATGTACCTGACCCGCCCCTCCGTGGAGGGCCTGCTGCGCTGGGCCGCTCAGCTGGAGGTCGGAAGTGACGTGGCCGTGTCCTACATGCGCCGGGGCCGCCTCGGCCTTGAAAGTCAGGCGCTGGCCCAGCGTCTCGTTGAGGTGGGCGAGGCACTGAAGACAGCCTTTGATCCGTCTGAACTCTGCGAGCTCCTTCGAACCGTGGGCTTCGATCAGGTCGGCGGGCCCCCGCATGCGGAGGTGGTACAGCAGTATGGGCCACCCCATGCGCTGGCGTTGCCGCTCCCCCGGCATCCCGACGTGGCCTACGCGACCCGCGTGAACGCCTTCTTTTGA
- a CDS encoding family 43 glycosylhydrolase — protein MIAAALLSSCHPVPSPDPTVRLTYTNPLSIAKADGTHVESCADPSVIHSRTPGDTAWYLYCTTDPHTVSDVNSQGALRFHLITMARSSDLVHWTYIGDAFDQKPAWVKDDAGLWAPDIEYLNGKYFLYYTASDTKAGGSAIGVATSDSPAGPWSDSGAPVVEPQGPPGGNPGDRRWVYDPDVIVDDSGQGWLYYGSYFGGISVRRLSADGLSTDAASQQEVAIDNRYEGAQVVRHGSWYYLMLSATNCCNGPLTGYSIFAGRSASPTGPFVDQAGVSLLEPRVGGTPVISMNGNRWVGPGHNAVFTDAGGQDWTLYHAIDPNDAFFTPGGVNKRPALLDPLDWIDGWPTVRAGNWASDGVMPAPAAQSGQVSAYRPHAPALDQPGTLQANFSDEFTGTALDARWTWVRPPADGVAGVDNGALRFATQAADLYVDSNSASVLTEAAPAGDYVVEVKLTSDLPEQGCCYNYAQGGVLIYGNDDNFIKLGVVSIWNTRQIEFAKELSPVPALYPRYGNTVLSAPGPDTWLRIVRRARSATEGGETYTASSSRDGVNWTRGGTWTHALGQARIGLFSMGGSGFTTRFDNVRVYTLK, from the coding sequence GTGATCGCGGCTGCGCTGCTGTCCTCCTGCCATCCGGTGCCATCCCCCGACCCCACGGTGCGACTCACCTACACCAATCCACTGTCCATCGCGAAGGCCGATGGCACGCATGTGGAATCCTGCGCCGACCCGTCCGTGATCCACTCCCGTACCCCCGGCGACACCGCCTGGTACCTCTACTGCACCACCGATCCCCACACGGTCTCGGACGTCAACAGCCAGGGCGCCCTGAGATTCCACCTCATTACCATGGCCCGCTCGTCCGATCTGGTGCACTGGACGTACATCGGCGACGCGTTCGATCAGAAGCCGGCGTGGGTGAAAGACGACGCCGGCCTGTGGGCTCCGGACATCGAATACCTGAACGGCAAGTACTTTCTGTACTACACCGCCAGCGATACGAAGGCGGGTGGCAGCGCCATCGGCGTGGCGACCAGCGATTCTCCGGCCGGCCCGTGGAGCGACAGCGGCGCGCCCGTTGTGGAGCCGCAGGGCCCTCCCGGCGGCAATCCGGGTGACCGGCGCTGGGTCTATGACCCGGACGTGATCGTGGACGACTCGGGGCAGGGCTGGCTGTATTACGGCAGCTATTTCGGCGGCATCTCCGTGCGTCGGCTAAGCGCCGACGGCCTGAGCACCGATGCCGCCAGCCAGCAGGAGGTGGCCATCGACAACCGGTACGAGGGCGCCCAGGTGGTGCGGCATGGCAGCTGGTATTACCTGATGCTCTCGGCCACCAACTGTTGCAACGGGCCGCTGACGGGCTACAGCATTTTCGCGGGCCGCTCGGCCTCCCCCACCGGGCCCTTCGTGGATCAGGCCGGCGTGTCGCTGCTTGAACCACGCGTGGGCGGAACACCAGTCATCAGCATGAACGGCAACCGCTGGGTCGGGCCTGGACACAACGCCGTCTTCACGGACGCCGGCGGCCAGGACTGGACGCTGTACCACGCCATCGACCCGAACGACGCGTTCTTCACGCCAGGCGGCGTCAACAAGCGCCCGGCGCTGCTCGACCCGCTCGACTGGATCGATGGCTGGCCCACGGTACGCGCGGGAAACTGGGCGTCCGACGGCGTGATGCCTGCCCCCGCCGCCCAGTCCGGACAGGTGAGCGCCTACCGTCCGCACGCTCCAGCCCTGGATCAACCCGGAACCCTGCAGGCCAACTTCAGTGATGAATTCACGGGCACTGCCCTCGATGCCCGCTGGACCTGGGTTCGTCCGCCGGCCGACGGCGTGGCCGGGGTCGACAACGGAGCGCTGCGCTTCGCGACCCAGGCAGCAGATCTGTATGTCGACAGCAATTCCGCCTCGGTGCTCACCGAAGCGGCGCCAGCGGGCGACTACGTGGTCGAGGTCAAGCTGACCAGCGACCTGCCAGAGCAGGGGTGCTGCTACAACTACGCGCAGGGTGGGGTGCTGATCTACGGCAACGACGACAATTTCATCAAACTCGGCGTCGTGTCGATCTGGAACACCCGGCAGATCGAGTTCGCCAAGGAGCTGAGCCCGGTGCCGGCCCTGTATCCACGCTACGGCAACACCGTGCTGTCAGCCCCCGGGCCGGACACGTGGTTGCGGATCGTGCGCCGGGCCCGTTCGGCCACAGAGGGTGGGGAAACCTACACGGCCTCCTCCAGCCGCGATGGCGTGAACTGGACGCGGGGCGGCACCTGGACCCATGCGCTGGGCCAGGCCCGCATCGGTCTGTTCTCCATGGGCGGCAGCGGCTTCACCACGCGCTTCGACAACGTGCGGGTGTACACCCTGAAGTAG
- a CDS encoding diacylglycerol kinase family protein, with the protein MTPPPSAFRSALMIVNPTSGQGDSGTDQFAQYLKDAQVRVEVRETTPDGSAEDYVQGLGDFDALVGAGGDGTVSSLAYAARSFGKPYLPYPAGTANLIAQNLDLPTEPRALADLFLSGQTLTLDLAELEIEGKTRGFAMLAGLGVDAAMIRDSEETKGRFGVGAYVISALKQLNPTQAHFTLTLDGRVVEVDGMGVMVANFGLANFRVPITGDVSPADGKLTVIVLRGGTLASLLPTLIGSLRAKLNLGDPDLGDSLERFEASDVTVHASVPLPAQYDGETLEANLQEFHARVLPRAVRYITSTTLADLTT; encoded by the coding sequence GATCGTCAACCCCACCAGCGGCCAGGGAGACAGCGGCACCGACCAGTTCGCCCAGTACCTCAAAGACGCCCAGGTGCGCGTCGAGGTGCGCGAAACCACGCCGGACGGCTCGGCCGAGGACTATGTCCAGGGCCTGGGTGACTTTGACGCCCTGGTCGGCGCTGGCGGTGACGGTACCGTCAGCAGCCTGGCCTACGCGGCCCGCTCCTTCGGGAAGCCTTACCTGCCGTATCCAGCCGGTACCGCCAACCTGATCGCGCAAAACCTCGACCTGCCCACCGAGCCCCGCGCCCTGGCCGACCTGTTCCTGTCCGGCCAGACCCTGACGCTGGATCTTGCCGAACTGGAGATCGAGGGCAAGACCAGAGGGTTTGCCATGCTGGCAGGACTCGGCGTCGACGCCGCCATGATCCGCGACAGCGAGGAGACCAAGGGCCGCTTTGGCGTCGGGGCGTACGTGATCAGCGCACTCAAGCAGCTCAATCCCACGCAGGCCCACTTCACGCTGACCCTGGATGGCCGCGTGGTAGAGGTCGACGGCATGGGCGTGATGGTGGCGAATTTCGGTCTGGCCAACTTCCGGGTGCCGATCACCGGGGACGTCAGCCCAGCGGACGGCAAACTGACCGTCATCGTCCTCAGGGGCGGTACCCTTGCCAGTCTGCTGCCCACCCTGATCGGCAGCCTGCGGGCCAAGCTCAATCTGGGCGACCCGGATCTCGGGGACAGCCTCGAGCGGTTCGAAGCCTCCGACGTCACCGTGCACGCCAGCGTGCCACTGCCCGCCCAGTACGACGGGGAAACGCTGGAGGCGAACCTGCAGGAGTTCCATGCCCGGGTGCTGCCGCGCGCTGTGCGGTACATCACCAGCACCACCCTGGCCGACCTGACCACCTGA
- a CDS encoding GNAT family N-acetyltransferase: protein MTPLHLRSLGYRTDSIFTRFHGQVVDLGDAVALTNPSSPSQYFGNLLVFREPPRPGDRPRWEALFASHVGQPPTTPHRLFGWDVPAARVPEFQEFLDAGYRLEENLVMSAPALSPPPQPNRAADYRVVPDTDEAWAQALETQVASREDDYEEAPYRAFKAAHLRGLRAMCRAGLGQWYGAYVDGILAADLGVFTDGAGLLRYQSVGTHPAYRRQGLAGSLVQFAGAHAQAHFGAQTLVIVADDHGAAKRVYASVGFSEAERQQLLLQVQ from the coding sequence ATGACTCCCCTGCACCTGCGCTCGCTGGGCTACCGCACCGATTCGATCTTCACGCGTTTTCACGGTCAGGTTGTCGACCTTGGCGACGCCGTGGCCCTCACCAACCCCTCCAGTCCGTCACAGTATTTCGGCAATCTGCTGGTCTTCCGTGAGCCCCCGCGCCCGGGCGACCGTCCGCGCTGGGAAGCGCTCTTCGCGTCGCACGTCGGCCAGCCGCCGACCACGCCTCACCGGCTGTTCGGCTGGGACGTGCCGGCTGCGCGAGTCCCTGAATTCCAGGAGTTCCTGGATGCGGGCTATCGCCTCGAGGAGAACTTGGTGATGTCCGCCCCGGCCCTGTCCCCTCCACCGCAGCCGAACCGGGCCGCCGACTACCGCGTGGTGCCGGACACGGACGAGGCCTGGGCACAGGCGCTGGAGACCCAGGTGGCCAGCCGCGAGGATGACTATGAGGAAGCGCCGTACCGGGCATTCAAGGCCGCCCACCTGCGTGGGCTGCGGGCCATGTGCCGGGCCGGACTCGGTCAGTGGTACGGGGCGTACGTCGACGGCATCCTGGCGGCGGATCTCGGGGTGTTCACCGACGGTGCAGGGCTGCTGCGCTACCAGAGCGTCGGCACCCATCCGGCGTACCGTCGCCAGGGCCTGGCCGGGTCGCTGGTGCAGTTCGCCGGGGCACACGCGCAGGCGCACTTCGGCGCACAGACCCTGGTGATTGTGGCCGACGACCACGGCGCTGCGAAACGGGTCTACGCCTCGGTGGGCTTCAGCGAAGCCGAGCGCCAGCAGCTCCTCCTGCAGGTACAGTAG
- a CDS encoding alpha/beta fold hydrolase has translation MTSPTPATLPTTQARSGSSLHHIRRGQGKPLLLIHGLGSSWQTWAPILAGLEAQREVIAVDLPGFGHTPPLPGAVTIATLADALTDFLTRENLLGIDAVGTSMGARLVLELARRGGVLGAVVSLDPGGFWQGWERGFFYSTVAASIRLIRALQPAMPALTASPVGRSALFAQFSSHPWALAPELTLTEMRSFAASPSTDELLYNLAFGEVQQGVPRGRLEHPLVIGWGRWDRVCLPVQAARAQEVFPDARLQWFDHSGHFPHWDMPAQTLRLILDTTA, from the coding sequence ATGACTTCGCCCACGCCCGCCACCCTACCCACCACTCAGGCCCGCTCCGGTTCTTCGCTCCACCACATCCGGCGCGGCCAGGGCAAGCCGCTGCTGTTGATCCATGGGCTGGGCAGTTCCTGGCAGACCTGGGCACCGATTCTGGCCGGACTCGAAGCGCAGCGTGAGGTGATCGCCGTCGATCTGCCCGGCTTCGGCCACACGCCCCCCCTGCCCGGTGCCGTGACCATCGCCACGCTCGCCGACGCGCTGACCGATTTTCTGACCCGCGAGAACCTCCTGGGCATCGACGCCGTGGGCACCTCGATGGGCGCCCGACTGGTGCTGGAACTCGCGCGGCGCGGGGGCGTCCTGGGAGCGGTGGTGTCGCTGGATCCGGGCGGGTTCTGGCAGGGCTGGGAACGGGGCTTCTTCTACAGCACGGTGGCCGCGTCCATCCGGCTGATCCGTGCGCTTCAGCCGGCCATGCCCGCCCTGACGGCGTCGCCCGTCGGCCGCAGCGCCCTGTTCGCCCAGTTTTCCTCGCATCCCTGGGCCCTGGCGCCGGAACTCACCCTGACGGAAATGAGGAGCTTCGCCGCCTCGCCGTCCACCGACGAACTGCTGTACAACCTGGCGTTCGGCGAGGTGCAGCAGGGTGTGCCCCGGGGACGGTTGGAGCACCCTCTGGTGATCGGCTGGGGCCGCTGGGATCGGGTGTGTCTGCCGGTACAGGCAGCGAGGGCTCAGGAGGTCTTTCCCGACGCCCGGCTGCAGTGGTTCGACCACAGCGGCCACTTCCCGCACTGGGACATGCCCGCTCAGACGTTGCGGCTGATTCTGGACACCACAGCCTGA
- the yidD gene encoding membrane protein insertion efficiency factor YidD, whose translation MNLLTPALLLSIDAYRQWLSPLKGFRCAHAAFYGGESCSAAVQRLIAQQGLAGSRQAIAARFQACRQVSGHLQAVQGTGGARVQGMCCCGPVPLPFRCG comes from the coding sequence ATGAACCTCCTGACACCCGCCCTCCTGCTCTCCATCGACGCCTACCGGCAGTGGCTGTCCCCGCTCAAGGGCTTCCGGTGTGCGCACGCCGCGTTCTATGGCGGGGAGTCCTGTTCGGCTGCCGTGCAGCGCCTGATCGCACAGCAGGGTCTGGCTGGGAGTCGCCAAGCGATTGCGGCACGTTTCCAGGCGTGCCGTCAGGTGTCCGGGCACCTCCAGGCGGTGCAGGGGACGGGTGGCGCGCGGGTGCAGGGCATGTGCTGCTGTGGGCCAGTGCCCCTTCCCTTCCGCTGCGGTTGA